The following proteins come from a genomic window of Endomicrobiales bacterium:
- a CDS encoding undecaprenyl-diphosphate phosphatase, giving the protein MAETLTTAILGFVQGLTEFLPVSSSAHLVFFQHFLGWNKPELFFDIMLHLATVIAVLIYFRKDIPALFTTDKKTLYLLILASVPTAVIGFAGKDYFEQTFSSVSSVAVFLFFTGIILFTAQFFGKEKKAFNSFGIGDALLIGIAQGLAIMPGISRSGSTIAVAMLLGYKRSDSARFSFLLSVPAVLGAALLGFKDFSGDIGVSYSSVAVGMLVAVIAGLFAIHYLIKLLNNNKLYIFGFYCLVVSVLVFLFAK; this is encoded by the coding sequence ATGGCAGAAACATTAACTACGGCAATATTGGGTTTTGTTCAGGGGCTGACTGAGTTCCTGCCTGTATCATCCAGTGCGCATCTTGTATTTTTTCAACACTTTCTTGGCTGGAATAAGCCTGAACTTTTTTTTGACATAATGTTGCACTTGGCAACCGTTATAGCCGTTCTCATTTATTTCCGTAAAGATATCCCCGCGCTTTTTACAACTGATAAAAAAACACTTTACCTACTAATACTTGCATCGGTACCCACTGCCGTTATTGGTTTTGCCGGCAAAGATTATTTTGAACAGACATTTTCATCGGTAAGCTCAGTAGCTGTTTTTTTATTCTTTACCGGAATCATACTATTTACTGCCCAATTTTTTGGAAAAGAAAAAAAAGCGTTTAATAGCTTTGGCATAGGCGACGCTTTGCTAATTGGTATTGCTCAGGGTTTAGCCATAATGCCTGGCATTTCAAGGTCTGGTTCAACAATTGCTGTGGCAATGTTGTTAGGGTATAAGCGTTCCGATTCAGCCCGCTTTTCTTTTCTACTTTCTGTGCCTGCTGTGCTTGGCGCAGCTTTATTAGGTTTTAAAGATTTTTCTGGTGATATTGGCGTGTCTTATAGCTCTGTGGCAGTAGGTATGCTTGTTGCTGTTATAGCTGGCTTATTTGCAATCCATTACCTCATTAAACTTTTAAACAATAACAAACTTTATATTTTTGGGTTTTATTGTCTTGTTGTAAGTGTGTTGGTTTTTCTGTTTGCAAAGTAA
- the pgsA gene encoding CDP-diacylglycerol--glycerol-3-phosphate 3-phosphatidyltransferase codes for MSKTMNLANKLTLLRIFLVPFLILFLYINDFTTRVLALFIFSIATITDIYDGRIARRQNTVTTLGIFLDPLADKLIISAALISFVGMRDLNVPAWMVILIISREFIITGLRSIAATQNIIIPAKTSGKFKTTSQVVCIVTIIVILIIKSALWEYYHIMPQALFAHFGIGPILAWFLLKAPYWITFVTTVTTISSGVAYMYAHKELLKQ; via the coding sequence ATGAGTAAAACAATGAACCTTGCAAACAAACTTACACTGCTTAGAATTTTTTTGGTGCCATTTTTAATTTTATTTCTTTATATAAACGATTTTACAACTCGTGTGTTGGCCTTATTTATTTTTTCAATTGCAACTATTACAGATATTTATGATGGAAGAATTGCCCGCAGGCAAAACACTGTAACCACTCTTGGCATATTTTTAGACCCGCTGGCAGATAAGTTAATAATTTCTGCCGCCTTAATATCTTTTGTTGGTATGAGGGATTTAAATGTTCCGGCATGGATGGTAATTCTTATAATTTCCAGAGAGTTTATTATAACAGGTTTGCGTTCAATCGCGGCCACGCAAAATATTATTATTCCGGCAAAAACATCTGGCAAGTTTAAAACCACATCGCAGGTTGTTTGCATAGTAACAATTATTGTCATTTTAATTATTAAATCAGCTCTTTGGGAATACTATCACATAATGCCGCAAGCTTTGTTTGCGCACTTTGGAATTGGCCCTATACTTGCATGGTTTTTATTGAAAGCCCCATATTGGATAACCTTTGTAACAACTGTTACAACAATAAGTTCCGGTGTTGCGTATATGTATGCCCACAAGGAACTGCTTAAGCAATGA
- a CDS encoding polyribonucleotide nucleotidyltransferase gives MNEVIVSKFDVAGKTYTVEIGRMAKQASGACLISVGETAVLVSAASASKPKAFIDGNVFLPLTVDYKERTYAAGKIPGGFFKREGRSHESEILTSRLIDRSIRPMFPEGWDRETQISAMVVSSDGINDTDVISMIGTSIALMISDIPYDTPIGAVRIGKIDGKLVVNPTTEEQKLSSLDLVVAGTMDSLSMVESGAKELSETEMIEALSLAQSEVKKICEFQLSLPRKQKVAVSIPQVNSTLVNDVCEYAKPFMGEIISRKGKSERDEAWGDFKKETIVKFSEKYPESAVYIVGALEDLFYQSARALVLEKNIRADGRKLDEIRPIECLSSILPRAHGSALFTRGQTQALAVVTLGSPGDMQIMDELNGEYKERFMLHYNFPGFATGEPKPERSPGRREIGHGALAKRALYPILPSQDVFPYTIRIVSDILESNGSSSMASVCGGSLALFDAGVNVKASCAGIAMGLVKEGDKYAILSDIMGMEDHLGDMDFKVAGSRNGITALQMDIKIKGLTVEIMAKALEQARQGRIKILDIMDAALGKPKSTMSAYAPKMVTTQISPSKIGALIGPGGKNIRRIQEETGVKIDIEEDGRVFISSTDSAAVDSAKTMVDFLTAEIEIGKIYKGRVTKIMNFGAFVEVLPGKEGLVHISQLDKTPVKNVSDVVSEGDEITVKAIEIDSQGRINLSRKAALLEGHK, from the coding sequence ATGAATGAAGTTATCGTAAGTAAGTTTGATGTTGCAGGAAAGACATACACGGTTGAAATTGGCCGCATGGCAAAACAGGCAAGTGGTGCTTGTCTTATAAGTGTTGGGGAAACAGCTGTATTGGTTAGCGCGGCTTCGGCATCAAAGCCAAAGGCTTTTATAGATGGCAATGTATTTCTTCCATTAACTGTCGATTACAAAGAAAGAACTTATGCCGCCGGTAAAATTCCTGGTGGGTTTTTTAAAAGAGAAGGTAGATCTCATGAAAGCGAAATTTTAACAAGCCGTTTAATTGATAGAAGCATCAGGCCAATGTTTCCGGAAGGTTGGGACAGAGAAACACAAATTAGTGCAATGGTTGTTTCCTCGGACGGAATTAACGACACTGATGTTATTTCAATGATAGGCACTTCAATTGCGTTAATGATATCCGATATTCCTTATGACACTCCAATTGGCGCCGTACGCATTGGTAAAATTGACGGCAAACTTGTTGTAAACCCAACAACTGAAGAGCAAAAATTATCATCACTTGACCTTGTGGTTGCAGGAACTATGGATTCACTTTCAATGGTAGAATCTGGGGCAAAAGAGCTTTCAGAAACAGAAATGATTGAAGCACTTTCTTTAGCGCAAAGTGAAGTTAAAAAAATATGTGAGTTTCAATTGTCATTGCCCAGAAAACAAAAGGTTGCAGTTTCTATTCCTCAAGTAAACAGTACCCTTGTTAATGATGTCTGTGAATATGCAAAGCCTTTTATGGGTGAAATAATAAGCCGTAAAGGAAAGTCGGAAAGAGATGAAGCATGGGGTGATTTTAAAAAAGAGACCATTGTAAAATTTTCAGAAAAATATCCTGAAAGCGCGGTTTATATAGTAGGCGCATTGGAAGATCTTTTTTATCAAAGTGCTAGAGCATTAGTGCTTGAAAAAAACATTCGTGCCGATGGTAGAAAATTAGATGAAATTAGACCGATTGAATGCTTGAGTAGCATTTTACCCAGAGCTCATGGAAGTGCGCTTTTTACTCGTGGGCAAACACAGGCATTAGCTGTTGTAACACTTGGCTCACCAGGAGATATGCAGATAATGGATGAGCTAAATGGAGAGTATAAAGAAAGATTTATGCTCCATTATAACTTCCCTGGTTTTGCAACCGGTGAACCAAAGCCTGAGCGTTCCCCAGGCAGAAGGGAAATTGGTCATGGTGCGTTAGCAAAAAGAGCCCTTTATCCTATTTTGCCATCACAAGATGTTTTCCCGTACACAATAAGAATTGTTTCAGATATACTTGAATCAAACGGTTCATCATCAATGGCCTCGGTCTGTGGTGGTTCACTTGCGCTTTTTGATGCCGGCGTAAATGTAAAAGCAAGCTGTGCCGGCATTGCCATGGGGCTTGTAAAAGAGGGTGATAAGTACGCAATTCTTTCTGATATTATGGGTATGGAAGACCATTTAGGCGATATGGACTTTAAGGTTGCTGGTAGCAGGAATGGTATTACCGCGCTTCAAATGGATATCAAAATCAAAGGTTTAACAGTTGAGATAATGGCAAAGGCTCTTGAGCAGGCAAGACAAGGCAGAATAAAAATTCTTGATATAATGGATGCGGCACTTGGTAAGCCCAAAAGTACAATGTCTGCTTATGCTCCAAAAATGGTTACAACTCAGATATCACCGTCTAAAATAGGTGCTCTTATTGGGCCTGGCGGCAAAAATATCAGACGCATTCAAGAAGAAACGGGTGTTAAAATTGATATTGAAGAAGATGGCCGTGTGTTTATATCAAGCACCGATTCTGCCGCAGTTGACAGTGCAAAAACCATGGTTGATTTTTTAACAGCAGAAATTGAGATTGGCAAGATTTACAAAGGCAGAGTTACAAAAATAATGAACTTTGGTGCTTTTGTAGAGGTCCTTCCGGGTAAAGAAGGTCTTGTTCACATCTCTCAGTTAGATAAAACACCTGTTAAAAATGTGTCGGATGTGGTTTCTGAGGGTGATGAGATAACAGTTAAGGCAATTGAAATTGACAGCCAAGGCCGTATAAATTTAAGCCGCAAGGCCGCACTTTTAGAAGGTCATAAATAA
- the rimO gene encoding 30S ribosomal protein S12 methylthiotransferase RimO codes for MQNNKKVAFVALGCPKNVVEGESMVAMLLEFGYVTIDDIDSADIVIIHTCSFIEDAKTESAQWIASVCKQKKQNQKIFVSGCLVQSEKEKLLGRFPKVDGFVGTGHLDKITELVTERKALKSKLLVGAPGGLLETSLERPISWTFPSAYLRVSEGCNHKCSFCIIPKLRGKYKSRTIESLVAEAARLAKKGVKEIILIGQDTTAYGKDIYGTFAISKLIQEISKIKDIRWIRVLYAFPNSVTQELLKEIATNKKVCKYIDIPLQHTSDKILKLMLRPKGALGVLKKIKSEVPGIFIRSTLIVGLPGETSEQFAELRKVVKDGWFDHLGVFEYSNVDGAKAQKIPGKISAKTKKARKDELMLLQKKVISKKNAMLIGKVFEAVAHESCEFINVDGKKVRGWKGRTVFQSIEIDGCVFFKGHASVGEFLKVKINGYKDYDLLGVVINE; via the coding sequence GTGCAAAATAATAAGAAAGTTGCTTTTGTTGCGCTTGGGTGCCCAAAAAATGTTGTTGAAGGCGAAAGTATGGTGGCAATGTTGCTTGAGTTTGGATATGTTACAATCGATGATATTGACTCTGCAGACATTGTAATAATTCACACTTGTTCTTTTATTGAAGATGCAAAAACAGAGTCGGCTCAGTGGATAGCTTCTGTTTGCAAACAAAAAAAACAAAACCAGAAAATATTTGTTAGTGGCTGCTTAGTCCAGTCGGAAAAAGAAAAACTGCTCGGCAGATTTCCAAAAGTGGATGGTTTTGTTGGTACAGGCCACTTGGATAAAATAACAGAGCTGGTCACTGAGCGCAAAGCACTAAAAAGTAAACTGTTAGTTGGTGCACCTGGAGGCCTTTTAGAAACATCTCTTGAAAGGCCAATTTCGTGGACGTTTCCAAGTGCGTATTTGCGTGTTTCCGAAGGGTGTAACCATAAATGTTCATTTTGCATAATTCCAAAGCTTAGGGGAAAGTATAAAAGCAGAACTATCGAGTCGCTTGTTGCAGAAGCCGCCCGTCTTGCCAAAAAAGGCGTAAAAGAAATAATTTTAATTGGGCAAGATACAACAGCTTATGGTAAAGATATTTATGGCACATTTGCTATAAGTAAACTTATACAAGAAATTTCAAAAATTAAAGATATTCGTTGGATTAGAGTTCTTTACGCATTTCCCAACTCGGTAACTCAGGAGTTGCTAAAAGAGATTGCCACCAACAAAAAAGTTTGCAAGTATATTGATATTCCGCTACAGCACACAAGTGATAAAATTCTAAAACTTATGCTTCGCCCAAAAGGTGCACTTGGTGTTCTTAAAAAAATAAAATCCGAAGTGCCTGGCATATTCATTCGCTCAACACTAATTGTTGGTCTGCCAGGGGAAACTTCTGAGCAATTTGCAGAGCTTAGAAAAGTAGTTAAAGATGGGTGGTTTGACCATCTTGGGGTTTTTGAGTACTCAAATGTTGACGGTGCAAAAGCACAGAAAATACCAGGTAAAATTAGTGCAAAAACAAAAAAAGCTCGCAAAGATGAATTGATGCTGTTGCAAAAAAAAGTTATAAGTAAAAAAAATGCCATGCTAATTGGCAAAGTTTTTGAAGCAGTTGCCCATGAATCGTGTGAGTTTATAAATGTTGACGGTAAAAAAGTTAGGGGATGGAAAGGTAGAACTGTTTTTCAATCAATAGAAATAGATGGTTGTGTTTTTTTCAAAGGGCATGCGAGTGTTGGTGAATTTTTGAAAGTTAAAATTAACGGATATAAAGATTATGACTTATTAGGGGTTGTCATTAATGAGTAA
- the rpsO gene encoding 30S ribosomal protein S15: MLNKKPIVEKYKVHPTDTGSPEVQVALLTGRINLLTEHFKKFPKDFTSRHGFLKLIGQRRRLLEYLKKNSKEKYQELIQKLELRK, translated from the coding sequence ATGCTTAACAAGAAGCCGATTGTTGAGAAGTACAAAGTACACCCCACAGACACAGGTTCGCCGGAAGTTCAGGTAGCGTTATTGACAGGCAGAATCAATCTTCTTACAGAACATTTTAAAAAGTTTCCTAAAGATTTTACTTCTCGTCATGGGTTCCTTAAACTTATTGGTCAGCGTCGTCGCCTGTTGGAATATCTTAAGAAAAACTCTAAAGAAAAATATCAAGAGTTAATTCAAAAATTAGAGTTGAGAAAATAA
- the xerD gene encoding site-specific tyrosine recombinase XerD, producing MQEHIKNFLNYLLAEKGLAKNTLDAYGSDLKNLSAYLINLSKTPETLTHKDLTEYLWQRKLSGLGPRSIYRLMETLRHFFKFLTADGIISSNPSTNLLAPKIPSKLPNKLSVSEVERLLNVFCGEKELSVRNRAMLELMYASGLRVSELVGLDVNNLDTDLGFLRVVGKGNKERIIPVGKTALYWVAKYMLFRDKKKNVSMERGLFLSKFCKKISRIEFWRQLKNAAKKADIQKNITPHMLRHSFASHMLAGGADLRYVQEMLGHSSITTTQIYTHIDKDHIKELHKKFHPRG from the coding sequence ATGCAAGAACACATAAAGAATTTTTTAAATTATTTGTTAGCCGAAAAAGGGCTTGCTAAAAACACACTTGATGCTTACGGATCAGACCTTAAAAATTTAAGTGCTTATCTTATTAACCTTTCAAAAACTCCCGAAACATTAACACACAAAGATCTTACTGAATATCTCTGGCAAAGAAAGCTTTCTGGCTTAGGCCCGCGTTCAATATATCGTTTAATGGAAACTTTGCGTCACTTTTTTAAGTTTCTGACTGCAGATGGTATAATAAGTTCAAACCCAAGCACCAATTTGCTTGCGCCAAAAATACCATCTAAATTACCAAATAAACTTAGTGTTTCAGAGGTAGAAAGGTTGCTTAATGTTTTCTGTGGTGAAAAAGAGCTTTCTGTGCGAAACCGCGCAATGCTTGAACTAATGTATGCTAGCGGTCTTAGGGTATCAGAACTTGTTGGCTTAGATGTTAACAATTTAGATACCGATCTTGGTTTTTTAAGAGTAGTTGGAAAGGGTAATAAGGAAAGAATAATACCTGTTGGCAAAACTGCGCTTTATTGGGTTGCAAAGTATATGCTTTTCAGAGATAAGAAAAAAAATGTTTCTATGGAGCGGGGGCTTTTTTTAAGTAAGTTTTGCAAAAAAATATCTCGTATTGAATTTTGGCGACAACTAAAAAATGCTGCTAAAAAAGCTGATATACAAAAAAACATAACGCCTCATATGTTACGCCATTCTTTCGCTTCGCATATGCTTGCTGGTGGGGCCGATTTGCGCTATGTGCAAGAAATGCTTGGGCACAGCTCTATAACAACCACACAAATTTATACTCATATAGACAAAGACCATATAAAGGAACTGCACAAAAAGTTTC
- a CDS encoding DNA translocase FtsK, which produces MRENFYRSKVKTKPINEALRGKLKGIFLLVCSIAILYCILFPAQFGVFSGAISSVVNGLFGWAAILLPLLICWQGYVYLKNEFKLHLRIDLFLSALLLLFATSFLDLIGDIKFGKDIEQLGGWIGNASPFFYKILLNNYYLSLSALFILFVYFGAMLMRISMREVLEAFWKNIVLDYHQWVEAREELKKNNSSVPKIFFPNEPHSSKEDTKAPQMILPNIPQLQKKELPRIILTTIKTYDISKKRDEKPKNLQNKPEADAKELELFSNGSAADYILPSVDLLSEVKQDLIAGNSAQDFTKNAQILEKTLENFGISAKVKDIIPGPVVTRYDMELAPGTKIETVSGLSENIALNMKAVSVRIVAVPEKSAVGVEVPNEKRCIVSFREIVESQDFQNSKSLLTFGLGKTTDGRPSVTDIKIMPHLLIAGATGSGKSVGIHSLILSMLFKAKPDEVKFLLIDPKRVELTCYRGIPHLYDPSVKCTDADIITQPKEAAAALKKLVRVMEKRYEKFAKESVRNIESYNQKMTETGGSKEFYIVIIIDELADLMVVQKKEVEDSIQRLAQMARAVGIHLILATQRPSVDVITGIIKSNLPARIAFQTTSQVDSRVVLDTIGAEDLLGRGDMLFLPSGASRPDRLQGAYVPERDPNKVVDFILSQNIKPFYEDVLISAATANSSFDANDNKEIEELVRALKLMQERKRISQDLLKAHFGSSSRATNILSILEMKGFINKPEGTNRWSIDFTRVDEYLKTFGNIGDNPNEE; this is translated from the coding sequence ATGAGAGAGAACTTTTACAGGTCTAAAGTTAAAACAAAACCAATAAATGAAGCCCTCCGCGGAAAATTAAAAGGTATATTTCTGCTTGTTTGCTCAATTGCTATTTTATACTGCATTTTATTTCCAGCTCAGTTTGGTGTTTTTAGCGGTGCGATAAGCTCAGTGGTTAATGGCTTGTTTGGCTGGGCGGCAATATTACTTCCTTTGCTAATTTGTTGGCAGGGGTATGTCTATCTTAAAAATGAGTTTAAATTACATTTGAGAATTGATCTCTTTCTATCGGCATTGTTGCTTTTGTTCGCAACAAGTTTTCTGGATTTGATTGGGGATATTAAATTTGGCAAAGATATAGAACAACTTGGCGGATGGATAGGCAATGCAAGCCCGTTTTTTTACAAGATATTACTTAACAATTATTATCTTTCACTTTCTGCTTTGTTTATTCTTTTTGTTTATTTTGGCGCAATGCTTATGCGTATTTCTATGCGGGAAGTATTAGAGGCATTTTGGAAAAACATAGTGTTAGATTATCATCAATGGGTAGAGGCAAGAGAAGAGCTTAAAAAGAATAACTCATCTGTGCCAAAAATATTTTTTCCAAATGAGCCACATAGTTCTAAAGAAGACACAAAAGCTCCTCAGATGATTCTGCCAAACATTCCACAGTTACAAAAGAAAGAGTTGCCAAGAATTATTTTAACTACAATAAAAACCTATGATATTTCTAAAAAGCGTGATGAAAAACCGAAAAATTTGCAAAATAAACCGGAAGCTGATGCAAAAGAACTTGAGTTGTTTTCTAACGGTTCTGCTGCAGATTATATATTGCCAAGTGTTGACTTGCTTTCTGAAGTAAAGCAAGATTTGATTGCGGGCAATTCTGCACAGGACTTTACAAAAAATGCCCAAATATTAGAAAAAACGCTTGAGAACTTTGGAATAAGCGCAAAGGTTAAAGATATTATTCCTGGTCCTGTAGTTACGCGTTATGATATGGAGCTTGCTCCGGGAACAAAAATTGAAACTGTTTCAGGCCTTAGTGAAAATATTGCGCTAAACATGAAAGCCGTTTCTGTGCGTATTGTTGCTGTGCCGGAAAAGTCCGCTGTTGGGGTAGAGGTTCCAAATGAAAAGCGTTGCATAGTTAGTTTCCGTGAGATTGTTGAAAGCCAAGATTTCCAAAATTCTAAATCTTTGCTAACTTTTGGCCTTGGTAAAACAACCGACGGTCGCCCATCCGTAACTGACATTAAAATAATGCCTCATTTGTTAATTGCGGGTGCTACAGGTTCAGGTAAAAGTGTTGGTATTCATAGCTTAATTCTATCAATGCTTTTTAAGGCAAAACCCGATGAAGTAAAGTTTTTGCTAATAGATCCAAAACGGGTTGAGCTGACATGCTACAGGGGCATACCTCACCTATACGACCCAAGTGTAAAATGCACAGATGCTGACATTATAACTCAGCCAAAAGAAGCTGCTGCAGCACTTAAAAAGCTTGTGCGTGTTATGGAAAAACGCTATGAAAAGTTTGCAAAAGAGTCGGTGCGCAATATTGAAAGTTATAATCAAAAAATGACAGAGACTGGTGGGTCAAAAGAGTTTTACATAGTTATAATAATTGACGAGCTTGCCGATCTTATGGTTGTGCAGAAAAAAGAAGTTGAAGATTCAATTCAGCGGCTCGCGCAAATGGCAAGAGCAGTTGGTATACACCTTATACTTGCCACACAAAGACCGTCGGTAGATGTTATAACAGGAATTATTAAATCAAATTTACCCGCGCGTATCGCATTTCAAACAACATCTCAGGTTGATTCTCGCGTTGTATTGGATACAATTGGTGCTGAAGATTTACTTGGACGTGGGGATATGCTTTTCCTGCCATCCGGTGCCTCAAGGCCTGATCGTCTTCAGGGCGCGTATGTGCCAGAAAGAGACCCGAACAAAGTAGTTGATTTTATTTTGAGTCAAAACATTAAGCCATTTTATGAAGATGTGCTTATTAGTGCTGCAACGGCAAATTCAAGTTTTGATGCAAACGATAATAAAGAAATTGAAGAGCTTGTACGCGCACTAAAGCTTATGCAGGAAAGAAAAAGGATCTCGCAAGATTTGCTTAAGGCTCACTTTGGTTCTTCATCTCGGGCAACAAACATTTTAAGTATACTTGAAATGAAGGGTTTTATAAATAAACCGGAGGGCACAAACCGCTGGTCAATAGATTTTACGCGTGTTGATGAGTACCTGAAAACATTTGGTAACATTGGCGACAACCCAAATGAAGAGTAA
- a CDS encoding MBL fold metallo-hydrolase — protein MSYILKTIIVGYLETNCYILVDKDTNLACVIDPGGEAQKIIAEIDSLGAKPIYIINTHSHGDHIGANTIIAQKYNAKICIHKSEAPNLLDPQKNLSASIENPIVSMPADILLSDGDILNVGNLSLKIIATPGHTEGGISLVCENILFSGDTLFCGAVGRTDLQGGNEYVLMNSLKKYLDLPENTTILPGHGKACVLMHEKKHNPYLC, from the coding sequence ATGAGCTATATTTTAAAAACAATAATTGTTGGATATTTAGAAACAAACTGTTACATTTTGGTTGATAAAGATACTAATCTTGCTTGCGTAATAGACCCTGGCGGCGAGGCCCAAAAAATTATTGCAGAAATAGATTCTTTAGGGGCAAAACCAATCTACATAATAAACACCCACTCGCACGGCGATCATATAGGTGCAAACACAATCATTGCACAAAAGTATAACGCGAAAATTTGCATACATAAATCAGAAGCACCGAATTTATTAGACCCGCAAAAAAACCTTTCAGCATCAATTGAAAACCCAATTGTTTCAATGCCGGCAGATATTTTGCTTTCTGATGGTGATATTTTAAATGTGGGAAACCTCTCGTTAAAGATAATTGCAACTCCCGGGCACACAGAAGGTGGCATATCATTAGTGTGTGAGAACATTCTTTTTAGCGGTGATACACTTTTTTGTGGCGCTGTTGGCAGAACAGATTTACAGGGTGGCAATGAGTATGTGTTAATGAACTCACTGAAAAAATACTTAGACCTTCCAGAAAATACAACAATACTCCCGGGCCATGGCAAAGCTTGTGTGCTTATGCATGAAAAGAAGCATAACCCATACCTTTGTTAA
- a CDS encoding phosphatidylglycerophosphatase A — protein sequence MKKLIDNFMLVLGTGFGSGYLPRLPGTSGTVVAFFIWYFLFPTNNISSFYLTVFVALLAISVSWHCEAIFKIKDDQRIVIDEFAGFFVSVLFLPKSLFFGVLAFVMFRFFDIKKPFGIKKLQTINGGVGVVADDIAAGILVCAILNIWHWFF from the coding sequence ATGAAGAAATTAATTGATAATTTTATGCTTGTGTTAGGAACGGGGTTTGGTAGTGGTTATTTGCCGCGCTTGCCGGGCACTTCTGGCACAGTTGTGGCATTTTTTATTTGGTATTTCTTGTTTCCAACAAATAATATTTCATCGTTTTATCTAACTGTATTTGTTGCTTTGCTTGCAATAAGTGTTAGTTGGCACTGTGAAGCAATTTTTAAAATAAAAGATGACCAAAGAATAGTAATTGATGAGTTTGCCGGTTTTTTTGTAAGTGTTTTGTTTTTGCCAAAAAGTTTGTTTTTTGGTGTGTTGGCATTTGTAATGTTTAGGTTTTTTGATATAAAAAAACCTTTTGGTATAAAGAAACTGCAGACAATAAACGGTGGTGTTGGAGTAGTTGCTGATGATATTGCCGCAGGCATTTTAGTTTGTGCCATATTAAATATATGGCATTGGTTTTTTTAA
- a CDS encoding DUF4115 domain-containing protein: MKDFGKKLKNARETKGFSLELVHSRLKITPYQLDALENMESEKFHATVYFIGSLRRYALFLGIDPNEIINSYTQNLESVAQKSQLNIAKKQQIVSEKKQNNKKPSSSMTLIVIFALTALLVLSVPVAFFIFGKMKPLILSHDAFTSVKTSTSTLTQVSEGVPSCDTVKNISVFDTKENEENITKKAPLDPVQGIKVNLQNALLKRHNQKNYSLNQGFGIAKAMQLKVVGLDNTWVRVISDKKALFEGTINKDTQRFFNANEKFYLKLGNESGVEVYLNGHKIELVSEGEKIDGKVRELELTLKDINAGAK, encoded by the coding sequence ATGAAAGATTTTGGTAAAAAACTTAAAAATGCAAGAGAAACCAAGGGTTTTTCCTTGGAGTTGGTTCATAGCCGTCTTAAAATTACGCCCTATCAATTAGACGCATTAGAAAACATGGAATCAGAAAAATTTCATGCTACGGTGTATTTTATTGGTTCTTTAAGAAGGTATGCGCTTTTTCTTGGAATAGATCCAAATGAAATAATAAACTCATATACTCAAAATTTAGAGAGTGTGGCACAAAAAAGTCAGTTAAACATAGCAAAGAAACAGCAAATAGTTTCAGAAAAAAAACAAAACAATAAAAAACCATCAAGTTCAATGACACTAATTGTAATTTTTGCACTTACAGCATTACTTGTTCTTAGTGTACCAGTTGCATTTTTTATTTTTGGTAAGATGAAACCATTAATTTTAAGCCATGATGCATTTACATCAGTTAAAACTTCAACATCAACTTTAACGCAAGTTTCTGAGGGTGTTCCTTCTTGTGACACAGTTAAAAATATTTCAGTATTTGATACGAAAGAAAATGAGGAAAATATAACAAAGAAAGCACCTTTGGACCCAGTGCAAGGTATCAAAGTAAACTTGCAAAATGCACTTTTAAAACGGCACAATCAAAAGAATTATTCGCTCAATCAAGGTTTTGGCATTGCAAAAGCTATGCAATTAAAAGTTGTAGGGTTAGATAACACTTGGGTAAGGGTAATATCAGATAAAAAGGCATTGTTTGAAGGGACTATTAACAAGGACACCCAAAGATTTTTTAACGCAAATGAGAAATTTTATCTTAAACTTGGAAATGAGTCAGGAGTTGAGGTTTACCTAAACGGGCACAAAATAGAGCTTGTTAGCGAAGGGGAAAAAATAGATGGTAAAGTTAGAGAGCTTGAATTAACACTTAAGGATATAAACGCAGGTGCAAAATAA